One window of Vibrio atlanticus genomic DNA carries:
- a CDS encoding PAS factor family protein encodes MDTTTLIYDTLEGLSSAKPQQHAQIRQNLYNQLDLSFEKQLALYSSVLGPASAGRLTDLDSAVMSARKIVGLENS; translated from the coding sequence ATGGATACAACTACACTCATCTACGATACATTGGAAGGTCTGTCGAGCGCAAAGCCACAGCAACACGCTCAAATCCGCCAAAATCTATATAACCAATTAGATTTATCATTTGAGAAGCAGTTGGCTTTGTATTCATCAGTTCTTGGTCCAGCAAGTGCTGGTAGATTGACCGATTTGGATAGCGCAGTGATGTCTGCACGCAAGATTGTTGGCTTAGAAAACAGCTAA
- a CDS encoding c-type cytochrome: MSAFWNLWAVILTLIFFVLMVSVVVKYWRSNHQADHDHTLGTFDGIEEKDAPPPKLLFVSYAIAFLLSAGYLVLYPGLGEWEGLVDWKQSDDKLSSPSTTLNEQFSQTTETSLEGLSGIPEIVNSGQILFQTHCAACHRDNAQGQKHFPNLIDQEWLYGGSDEAIIHSIAKGRNGAMPGWSEIMRPDEVAKVSYYLASLNQRHTDVPEVKVKVGKELFAKYCSSCHADGSIANPAIGVPDLSDDIWLHGGSIEEIQHTINKGLNNLMPAFDKQLTENEILALGAYIRHAGSEQQQRLANLVAQSVERGEYLAYAGDCVACHSAEGGEPFAGGLPFVTPFGTVYSTNITPHTTEGIGTYDFDDFRAALVAGQGKNGYLYPAMPYTSYQYLTDQDMVDLWEYMQSITAVPRRNDNNSMMFPSNIRLGLLGWNIVFMDTDPIDYQVPEELKTEVENVEKWQQGKYWVAGLGHCSECHTPRNIAQALIPERIFQGNLIDGWNAPDITANELYVDGWDEATLTDFLHTGHSDKGTAFAGMADVVKNSLSLMTREDIESMSYYLLSGDINNTISSDAVPLQPKGFDEDSYATDIYTTYRQTCGACHGDDGKGRDPIAPTLLNNGIIMHSDPFNTIAVTVRGLQPTYLDKDRNFMPMASFEDVLSDQRLAELITFVRLHLGDREEPVTAEHVREVRETLEAAGYAGGLHTTPDMYDRRDNTINIR; this comes from the coding sequence ATGAGTGCATTTTGGAATCTATGGGCGGTAATTTTAACCTTAATCTTTTTCGTTCTTATGGTGTCTGTTGTTGTTAAATATTGGCGTAGCAATCACCAAGCCGATCACGACCACACCCTTGGCACTTTTGATGGCATTGAAGAAAAAGATGCGCCACCGCCAAAACTACTCTTTGTCAGCTATGCTATTGCCTTTCTATTGTCTGCTGGCTATTTGGTGCTCTACCCCGGGCTTGGTGAATGGGAAGGGTTAGTCGATTGGAAGCAAAGTGACGACAAACTCAGCTCACCCAGCACAACGTTAAACGAGCAATTCTCTCAAACAACGGAAACCTCCCTCGAAGGATTGTCTGGCATACCCGAAATAGTAAACAGCGGACAAATCTTGTTCCAAACTCACTGCGCGGCTTGTCACCGCGACAACGCTCAAGGTCAGAAACACTTCCCTAACCTTATTGACCAAGAATGGCTATATGGCGGTAGTGATGAAGCGATCATTCATTCGATCGCCAAAGGGCGAAATGGCGCGATGCCGGGTTGGAGCGAGATAATGCGCCCCGATGAAGTGGCTAAGGTTTCTTACTACTTAGCTTCGCTCAATCAGCGCCATACCGATGTTCCAGAAGTAAAAGTTAAAGTCGGCAAAGAGCTGTTTGCAAAATATTGTTCATCTTGTCACGCCGATGGTTCTATCGCGAATCCGGCGATCGGCGTCCCTGATCTTTCCGACGATATTTGGCTGCATGGCGGCAGTATTGAAGAGATTCAGCACACTATCAACAAAGGCTTGAACAACCTGATGCCTGCGTTTGATAAACAGCTTACGGAAAACGAGATACTCGCACTGGGTGCTTACATTCGACATGCGGGCTCAGAGCAGCAGCAAAGACTCGCGAACCTAGTGGCTCAGTCTGTTGAACGGGGTGAATACCTCGCTTATGCCGGTGACTGTGTCGCGTGTCATAGTGCCGAAGGTGGCGAACCTTTTGCTGGCGGACTGCCTTTTGTGACACCTTTTGGCACCGTCTATTCAACCAATATTACGCCCCACACAACAGAAGGTATTGGTACTTATGACTTTGATGATTTCCGAGCCGCGTTAGTTGCAGGTCAAGGTAAGAATGGTTACCTGTACCCTGCAATGCCTTACACCTCTTATCAATACCTCACCGACCAAGACATGGTCGATTTGTGGGAATACATGCAGTCAATCACCGCGGTGCCTCGCCGCAATGACAACAACAGCATGATGTTCCCATCGAATATACGTCTAGGTCTGCTCGGGTGGAACATTGTGTTCATGGATACCGACCCGATTGACTATCAAGTGCCCGAAGAGCTTAAGACGGAAGTCGAAAACGTTGAGAAATGGCAGCAAGGGAAATATTGGGTGGCTGGCCTTGGACACTGCTCTGAGTGCCATACCCCGCGAAACATTGCTCAAGCTCTGATACCCGAACGTATTTTCCAAGGTAACTTGATTGACGGTTGGAATGCGCCCGATATCACGGCAAACGAGCTGTATGTCGATGGTTGGGATGAAGCGACACTGACCGATTTCTTACACACGGGTCACTCAGACAAAGGGACTGCTTTTGCGGGCATGGCAGACGTAGTGAAAAACAGTCTAAGCCTGATGACGCGTGAAGATATCGAGTCGATGTCCTATTACCTACTCAGTGGTGACATCAACAACACCATCAGCAGTGACGCCGTTCCGTTGCAACCTAAAGGGTTTGATGAAGACTCTTACGCGACTGACATTTACACCACTTATCGCCAGACATGTGGAGCCTGTCATGGTGACGATGGTAAGGGACGTGACCCTATCGCCCCTACTCTGTTGAATAACGGCATTATCATGCACAGTGACCCATTCAACACCATTGCGGTAACGGTGAGAGGCTTGCAACCCACCTATCTCGACAAAGACAGAAACTTCATGCCAATGGCAAGCTTTGAAGATGTGCTGTCGGATCAAAGATTGGCTGAGTTGATCACCTTCGTGCGATTGCACCTTGGAGATAGAGAGGAACCAGTAACGGCAGAGCACGTTCGAGAGGTAAGAGAAACTCTTGAAGCTGCAGGTTATGCGGGCGGCTTGCACACCACGCCAGACATGTACGATCGCAGAGACAACACGATCAATATTCGATAG